The sequence CCCACGCTGCACAGCGTCAGCAGGCGGCGGGCTGTAGAGGGAAACATGAACATGGGCGCAGTGTAGGGCGAGGTGCTGGTGGTCAAACCGACAAAGCTTCCGCGGTGTGCGGGGCTACACTTCCCTGTGTGCCAGAACTTCCAGAAGTCGAGACGACCCGCCTCAAGATCGAACCGCTCCTGAAGGGCAGGCGGTTGCTGGGAATCGAACACGACGCCCCCCAGCGTTACCGCGATACCGAGCTGGCGCAGGGCCGAACGGTGGCGCGGCTGTCGCGTCGCGGCAAATATCTGCTGATCGAACTCGACGACCCGGATCAGGAACCGCTGGAACTGATCGTGCATCTGGGTATGACCGGGGGATTTCGGCTGGAACCGTCGAAACATACCCGTGTGACGCTGCATCTGGAGGGCGAGGACGCCCCTCCGGCGCTGTATTTTCAGGACTCGCGGAAATTCGGAAAGATGGCGGTGGTGCGGCCCGGCAGGTACGCGGGCATGCCCACGCTCGCCAACATGGGCCCCGAGCCGCTGTCGCCCGACTTTGAAGAGGAGGTCTTCGTGCAGCGGGTGGCGGGTCAGAGCCGCATGATCAAGCCCTGGCTGCTGTCACAGCTTCCGGTGGCGGGGGTGGGCAACATCTACGCCGATGAGAGCCTGTGGCGTGCCCGCCTGCATCCGGCCCAGACACGCCTGAGCAGTGCCGAAGCCGCCGCCCTGTACGGGGCCATCCGGGCAACCATGCAGGAAGCGGTACTGGCGGGCGGCAGCACCCTGTCAGACGGCAGCTATGCCCAGCCAGACGGCGTAAGCGGCCTGTTCCAGATGCGCCACAATGTCTATGACCGTGCCGGACAGCCGTGCAACCGCTGCGGCGTGCCCATCGAGAAGACCGTGCTGGCGCAGCGGGGCACGCACTTCTGTCCACACTGTCAGGTGCTGGAACAACGGGAATAAGAGCAAGAAACGCAGACCTCGGTGCCCGTCCCCAGAAACAGCACCCTTCCTCAGAAATAGCTTTCCATTCAGATTCAGACGAGGAACACGCGGGAATCCTTCAGCCAGACCCGACCCCTCAGCCCTCCAAGGAGCTTCCAGATGACCGATCTCACCGACCTGCGTCTGAGCTATACCCGCGCCGAACTGCACAGGCGCGACCTGAACGCCGATCCTCTCTCGCAGTTTCAGGGCTGGTTGCAGGAAGCGCTGGCTGCCGACCTGCCAG is a genomic window of Deinococcus ruber containing:
- a CDS encoding DNA-formamidopyrimidine glycosylase, which translates into the protein MPELPEVETTRLKIEPLLKGRRLLGIEHDAPQRYRDTELAQGRTVARLSRRGKYLLIELDDPDQEPLELIVHLGMTGGFRLEPSKHTRVTLHLEGEDAPPALYFQDSRKFGKMAVVRPGRYAGMPTLANMGPEPLSPDFEEEVFVQRVAGQSRMIKPWLLSQLPVAGVGNIYADESLWRARLHPAQTRLSSAEAAALYGAIRATMQEAVLAGGSTLSDGSYAQPDGVSGLFQMRHNVYDRAGQPCNRCGVPIEKTVLAQRGTHFCPHCQVLEQRE